GGAGTCGTCGTTTGTACGATTGAAACGGAAGGAGGCGCAGAGGCTCCTGTGGAAGCGGTTCCTGCTAATGAAGAACCGGCAAATAAAATGCCGGCAACCGGCTCCCGAAAACCTGCCGCACCTATTAAACGCGAGGTAGGAGCAGCTCGCTTTTCACCGGCAGTGATGAGATTGGCACAAGAACATAGTATTGATCTTTCCCTTGTCCAAGGCTCCGGAAAGGAAGGACGCATTACACGGAAAGATATCCAAAGAATAATCGACAGCGGGGAAATACCAACCGCAGAAACGGTACAAATCGAACAGGCGCCGAAAAGTGTTGAACAGCATGTTTCAGCTCCCGCACAAAGTGCATCTGCAGGTAAAGCGGCGGATCAAGCATCTGTGTCGACTGCTGCAGGTGATATCGAAATTCCGATCACGGGAGTTCGCCGTGCGATAGCCACAAATATGCTCCGCTCAAAACACGAAGCACCGCATGCGTGGACGATGATTGAAGTGGACGTAACAAACCTAGTCCAATACCGTGACTCTTTGAAAAATGATTTCAAGCAGAAGGAAGGCTTCAATTTGACTTATTTCGCTTTCTTCGTGAAGGCGGTCTCCCAAGCTTTAAAGGAATTCCCAATGATGAATTCCATGTGGGCGGGAGATAAGATCATCCAGAAAAAAGACATTAACATCTCCATTGCAGTTGCTACGGAAGATGCACTTTATGTACCGGTCATAAAACACGCTGATGAAAAAACGATTAAGGGAATCGGCCGGGAAATCAATGAGCTCGCATCCAAAGTTCGTTCAGGCAAGTTGAAATCCGATGAGATGCAAGGCGGGACATTCACCGTCAACAATACCGGCTCTTTCGGCTCCATCCAATCGATGGGGATCATCAACTACCCGCAAGCTGCAATCCTGCAAGTCGAATCCATTGTTAAACGTCCTGTTGTCATGAACGGCGGAATGATTGCGGTGCGCGATATGGTCAACCTCTGTCTATCACTTGACCACCGTGTACTTGATGGATTAGTGGCAGGCCGCTTCCTTGCACGTGTTAAAGAAATCCTTGAAAATATTACCGAAAGTAATACATCGGTCTATTGACGAAATAGAAAGCTGTCCTTCTAACTATAAGAGGGACGGCTTTTTGTTATATGGATTTCAGGCAGCTCTTCATTTCCCCTTTAGAGCTTTCAAACAATTGGCAAGTCAGGTAAACTAATAAGTAGTGAAATATAATTTGATGTACTATACATAATTATGGAACAGCTCATAAGACCTTCTCTATCCTGCTTAACGAAAGGAGCAAACTAAATGACAGTTGATAAAATGAAAAAAACTACCTTTCTAAAATCAGACTTTAAACAATGGAAAAAACTTGCCGTCGATTCCTTGAAAGGGAAGCCATACGAACAATTGACGACAGAGACATTGGAAGGCATTGATTTACAACCACTCTATTTTGAAAGAGCAGCTCTTGACAGCTCTTCGGTAGTCGGATCAATGAAACGAAATGCCGGTTGGATCATTGCGCAGCAGACGATTGCAAGCGACGAGGCTGATTTCCTGGAACAATTGGAGGATTCGATTGATAAGGGGAATGAAGCGATTGTATATGACGGTATGAACCAATTTAACTGGAACGACGATCAGCTCTTGCAATTGTCTTCATTCATATCACAATATCCAATTTTCCTTTACAACGTCAGCAATGATGATCCGATTTTAAGGGCATTTGATTTTGTACACCATGAAGTTCGGGAAGCTGTAACCGGTATCGTTCAAGTGAATGACTGGACGATTCCGGTTGGATATAAAAACATCCGGACTGCAGGAGCTGATTTATGGAAAGCTCACCATGAAGGCGCAGATGCGGTCACTGAGCTAGCAATCGCATTGGCGGAAGCTTCCCGAATTGCTGGAAGCTATGATAGCTTCCAAACATTCGCTGACAACTTCTATGTCCGTTTTCCGATTGACACTCATTTTTTCATGGAGATCGCTAAACTAAGAGCATTTCGAGTGTTATGGCAAGCGTTCGCGCATGCGTATGATGTCGAGGAACTACCATTAATACCTGTGATGGCAGTAACATCTTTACGCTCTTTTTCGAAGCTTGATCCATACGTCAACTTGCTCCGTGCAGGGAATGAGACTTTCGCCGCCATTTTAGGGGGAGCTGATATTATACAAGCTCACCCTCACGATATACTGACCGGGCCAAACGCAAGCTCGATCCGGTATAGCCGCAATATGCAGCTCATTCTAAAGGAAGAAACCCATGTGGAAAAAGTTCTTGACCCCGCTGGTGGTTCGTATTTTATTGAAAAGCTGACGGAAGAGCTTGTCGAAAAGTCTTGGAAACTGTTTCTTGAAATCGAGAGCAAAGGCGGTATCGAACGTTTCTATGAGAGCGGCCGATTGCAGGAGAAATTAGGTAAACTGCAAACTGAAACGGCTACAGGCAAAAAAGCACTCATTGGTACAAATGTGTACGCAGAACTTACAGCGATAAACTTTGATGATTGGAATGGCATTGATAAAGTCGACCGATTGGCCGAACCTTTCGAAAAACTCCGTTATTCATTTAGTGAAAATCAGCCAAAAACTGTCATACTGACATTCGGCAAACTGAAAGACTTCAAGCCACGGGCAGATTTCGTGACGGGATTCTTGGCGTCTGGTGGAATTAGAAGCGATTGGAGCCCTGCATTCGAAAGTGTTGAGCAAGCAATTGAATGGATAAAAAGTGAAAAACCGGATTACGCAATTGTCTGTGGTCATGAAGAGATTGTATCGAACGCCATGGAAAATCTCCTTACTCAAATGCCTGCGGGAATATTGCTTGATGTGGCGGGAAGAATCGATGATGAAACATTGCTTATTTGGAAGCAAAAAGGCCTTAACGGCTTGATCTTCAACGGTCAAGATAAAATTGAAAAACTGCAAAACATCTTGAATTCGTGGCAAGGAGGGCTCCAAAAATGAATAAACCCGATTTCAACAAGGTAGACATCAGTAAGATAAACATTCCTAAAAACCCTTCCGTAAACGAAACACCTTTCCTTACAAATGAGGGAATTTCCATCAAATCAGAATACACGAGTGAGGATATAGAAGGTGTAGATCACTTGGAGGACATGCCGGGCATCGCCCCGAATACGAGAGGCCCATACCCGACGATGTACGTTGCACGCCCTTGGACTGTCCGCCAATATGCCGGTTTCTCGACTGCCGAAGAGAGTAATGCATTTTATCGAAGGAATTTGGCGATGGGGCAAAAAGGTCTGTCTGTCGCTTTTGACTTGGCGACACACCGCGGATATGACTCCGATCATCCTAGGGTGACAGGCGATGTCGGTAAAGCGGGAGTAGCAATCGACTCCGTTGAAGATATGAAAATCCTATTTGACGGCATCCCGCTTGACCAGATGTCCGTTTCGATGACGATGAATGGGGCCGTTTTGCCGATCATGGCTTTTTACATCATTGCGGCAGAGGAGCAAGGCGTTTCTCCTGAAAAGCTTGCGGGTACGATTCAAAACGATATATTGAAAGAATATATGGTAAGGAACACATACATCTTTCCCCCTGAAATGTCGATGCGCATTATCGCGGATATATTTGAGTACACATCCAAATATATGCCGAAATTCAACTCGATTTCGATTTCGGGCTACCATATGCAAGAAGCAGGGGCTACGGCAGATATCGAGCTTGCCTATACATTGGCGGACGGGCTTGAATACGTTCGCACCGGCTTGAAGGCAGGAATCGACATCGATTCCTTCGCACCTCGTCTGTCGTTCTTTTGGGCGATCGGCATGAATTATTTCATGGAAATTGCGAAAATGAGGGCGGCACGCAAAATCTGGGCGCAAATGATGCAATCCTTTAACCCGTCCAATCCTAAATCCCTCGCTTTGCGTACGCATTCTCAAACATCGGGATGGAGTTTGACCGAACAGGATCCATTCAATAATGTTACGCGTACATTGGTGGAAGCGAATGCTGCAGCGATGGGGCATACACAGTCCTTGCATACGAACGCGCTAGACGAAGCAATTGCGCTGCCGACGGATTTCTCCGCAAGAATCGCACGGAACACGCAACTGTTCCTGCAAGAGGAAACAAATATGACAAAGACGATCGATCCATGGGGCGGTTCCTATTATGTTGAAAGGCTAACCGCTGATTTGATGGAAAAGGCGTGGGAACTGATTGAAGAAATTGAAGACTTAGGCGGAATGGCCAAAGCAATTGAAACCGGCTTGCCGAAGATGAAAATTGAAGAAGCTGCCGCCAAACGTCAAGCGAAAATCGACTCCCGCACAGAAACGATAGTTGGAGTGAATAAATATCGACTTGAAAAGGAAGAACCTATCGATATATTGGAAATCGACAATACAGTCGTTCGCCAAAAGCAGATTGATCGTATCCGTCAATTGAAAGAACAACGAAATGAAGCAGATGTTAATTCTGCTTTGGGTGCATTAACGGATGCAGCGCGCAGTGGAAACGGGAATCTTCTAGCGTTATCAGTTAAAGCAGCGAGAGCCAGGGCAACAATCGGAGAAATCTCTGATGCAATCGAGAGAGTGTCGGGTAGACATAAAGCGGTTATACGGTCTGTGAGCGGCGTCTACAGCTCGAACTTCTCGAATTCGGAAGAAATTGAAGAAGTGAAAGAGATGACAGATGAGTTTCTGGAACATGAAGGCCGACGTCCACGTATCCTCATCGCAAAAATGGGACAGGACGGTCATGACCGCGGCGCGAAAGTAATTGCTTCCTCTTTTGCGGACTTAGGTTTCGATGTGGACATCGGTCCATTGTTCCAAACTCCTGAAGAGACCGCTTTACAGGCGGCTGAAAATGATGTCCATGTAATCGGTGTAAGTTCGCTTGCCGCTGGACATAAGACACTCGTACCCGCGTTGCGGAATGAGCTTTTGAAAATCGGAAGGGAAGATATCCTTATCGTTGTCGGCGGGGTCATCCCTGCTCAAGATTATGATTTTTTGAGAGAAAACGGCGCGACGGCCATTTTCGGTCCGGGAACGGTCATCCCGGTTGCTGCACAGAAAGTAATAGAAGATATCTATCGCGCGCTTGGGTACGAGGAAGTGACGGAGTGAGCAAGGAAAAACGTTTACAGGACGACAGTGCAATGCATGTCATGAACGGGATCGAGGCAAGTCATGACGGCATGGTTGCCCCAAAACGAAAACGATTTGTGAAAAAAGAAAAGAAAATCGACATCGATGGTTTGCATGAAGAAATCAGCAATGGATCGAGGCTGCATCTTTCCAAGGCGATAACACTTTTAGAGAGCCGGGCGGAACAGGATCAGAAAGCAGGGCAAGAGTTGCTGCGGAAACTGCTGCCGAAAACAGGGAAGAGCATTCGAATTGGCATAACAGGCGTTCCAGGAGCTGGAAAGAGCACTTTTATTGAAACGTTCGGACTTCAATTAGCACAAGAAGGCCATAAGGTGGCTGTACTCGCTATCGATCCGAGTTCTACGGTGACAGGCGGGAGCATTTTGGGCGATAAGACAAGAATGGAGGCGCTCGCAAAGCATCCGAACGCCTTCATCCGTCCATCTCCTTCTTCCGGAACCCTCGGAGGCGTCCATAAAAAAACCCGAGAAACGATGTTGCTTTGCGAAGCTGCAGGGTATGAGATCATCCTTATTGAAACAGTCGGTGTCGGTCAAAGTGAAACCGTTGTCAGAGGGATGGTCGACTTCTTCATGTTGCTCGTTTTGACAGGAGCCGGCGACGAGCTGCAAGGCATGAAAAAAGGGATCATGGAACTGGCGGATTGCATGATCATCCATAAAGCGGATGGCGATAATTTGAAACTTGCAAAGAAGACTGTAAGGGAATACAGACAACTTCTCCATTTCCTCCAACCGGCGACACCCGGGTGGACGACGACGGCATTGCCTGTCTCGTCGCTCGAACGTACAGGCTTAGAATCGGTATGGGAAACAATTAATGTGTTCCAGGAGGAAATGAAAAGCAGCGGCTTCTGGCATGAACGGAGACAAGCCCAAACGAGAGATTGGTTCCATTCGATGATCCAGGATCGATTGATCGATAGTTTCTATTCGCAACATGGTAAGAAGGAACTTGTCGCCGATCTTGAAAAACAATTGCAAACGGGGGAGTTGACAGTTGCGAGCGCTGTTGACATCATCCTTCCGATGAATGACTTCACGCATAGAATGGACAACTAAGTATTCTACTTGTTCTACAAAATCTGCTTTTTTGCAAGTGTAACAACCAACTGCTATGATGAAAATATATTTTGAAAGGGGCCGATTTGAATGACAATGGATTTTAATTTTTATATGGAAGATATTACGAAACAGGCACGGTCTGAAATGGAAGCTAGCGGCTATGAACAGCTGACAACACCTGAGGAAGTGGAAGCGGCATTCAAACGCCAAGGAACGACACTTGTCATGGTGAACTCAGTTTGTGGATGCGCAGGGGGAATTGCACGTCCTGCAGCAGCACACGCTATCCATTACGACAAACGCCCTGATCACCTTGTCACTGTGTTTGCCGGTCAAGATAAGGAAGCAACAGCTTATGCGCGCATGCTATTCGGTGAAGACCATCTTCCGTCCTCCCCATCCTTTGCATTATTAAAGGACGGGAAGCTCGTTGCAGAAGTCGGACGCTATGAGATTGAAGGCCATGATCCGATGTCCGTTGTCACGAATTTGCAAGGCCAATTCGAAGAATATTGTGAGGAAGTATAAATAAACAGTTCTTCCAGGACTGTTTCAGAGTGGAGACAAAAGGGTTGGAAAACAAAATGATTTCCAACCTTTTTCTCAATATATACTTCAGAATGAAGATTTGAGGGAATAACTCTACTACGGTCATTAATTTTATTACCTGATTCTTTTATATTGAAGATACAGTTGCTTAAAGCAGAATGCGGCGACTGAGGTGATACCCGCGGGAAGCATACAGTAAAGGAAATCAACAAAAGCACTCCTCATTAAAAAGACAAGATGTCAAAAGAAAATGTCTTTTTAAATAGGTGTTGCAATCAAATAGACAAGCTGATATAGTAGGTAACCTGCACTTCTGGTAAGCAACTAACTTCCGAATAATGACTGAATAAGTTCTTCGGGAAAAAAGTTGTTGACAATGAAGTTGCCAAGGTGGTATTATATAAAAGTTGCCTCTGAGCGAGGCGACGAACAACGAATCAAATGAACCTTGAAAACTGAACAGCAAAACGTCAACAAATAAAGTCTCGTAGCCGACCCCGTCGGTGAAAAGACAAAACGAATCTTCGGATTCAAAATTGACATCTTAAATGATGCCAGCAAGAAACTCGAGCTACTCGAATTTCTCTTTGATCCTTCTATTATATAGCGGATCTTCCGGCTGGAGAGACGTAGTGCAGTGCTAGGAAGCGAAGGAGAGAGGAAGGGAGCGTACTTAGGTACGTGACCGACCGAACGACTGAAGCTGACAACGCAATGCACTGCGTATCGCCGGTCGGTATTATGGAGAGTTTGATCCTGGCTCAGGACGAACGCTGGCGGCGTGCCTAATACATGCAAGTCGAGCGAATTGATGGGAGCTTGCTCCCTGATATTAGCGGCGGACGGGTGAGTAACACGTGGGCAACCTGCCCTGCAGATGGGGATAACTCCGGGAAACCGGGGCTAATACCGAATAATCAGTTCCTCCGCATGGAGGAACTCTGAAAGACGGTTTCGGCTGTCACTGCAGGATGGGCCCGCGGCGCATTAGCTAGTTGGTGGGGTAACGGCCTACCAAGGCGACGATGCGTAGCCGACCTGAGAGGGTGATCGGCCACACTGGGACTGAGACACGGCCCAGACTCCTACGGGAGGCAGCAGTAGGGAATCTTCCACAATGGACGAAAGTCTGATGGAGCAACGCCGCGTGAGCGAAGAAGGTTTTCGGATCGTAAAGCTCTGTTGCGAGGGAAGAACAAGTACGGGAGTAACTGCCCGTACCTTGACGGTACCTCGTCAGAAAGCCACGGCTAACTACGTGCCAGCAGCCGCGGTAATACGTAGGTGGCAAGCGTTGTCCGGAATTATTGGGCGTAAAGCGCGC
The genomic region above belongs to Sporosarcina sp. Marseille-Q4943 and contains:
- a CDS encoding dihydrolipoamide acetyltransferase family protein; translated protein: MTIENIEMPKLGESVTEGTIEKWLVKPGDTVNKYDPLAEVNTDKVTAEIPSSFAGTIKEIIVQEGETVEVGVVVCTIETEGGAEAPVEAVPANEEPANKMPATGSRKPAAPIKREVGAARFSPAVMRLAQEHSIDLSLVQGSGKEGRITRKDIQRIIDSGEIPTAETVQIEQAPKSVEQHVSAPAQSASAGKAADQASVSTAAGDIEIPITGVRRAIATNMLRSKHEAPHAWTMIEVDVTNLVQYRDSLKNDFKQKEGFNLTYFAFFVKAVSQALKEFPMMNSMWAGDKIIQKKDINISIAVATEDALYVPVIKHADEKTIKGIGREINELASKVRSGKLKSDEMQGGTFTVNNTGSFGSIQSMGIINYPQAAILQVESIVKRPVVMNGGMIAVRDMVNLCLSLDHRVLDGLVAGRFLARVKEILENITESNTSVY
- a CDS encoding methylmalonyl-CoA mutase family protein, yielding MTVDKMKKTTFLKSDFKQWKKLAVDSLKGKPYEQLTTETLEGIDLQPLYFERAALDSSSVVGSMKRNAGWIIAQQTIASDEADFLEQLEDSIDKGNEAIVYDGMNQFNWNDDQLLQLSSFISQYPIFLYNVSNDDPILRAFDFVHHEVREAVTGIVQVNDWTIPVGYKNIRTAGADLWKAHHEGADAVTELAIALAEASRIAGSYDSFQTFADNFYVRFPIDTHFFMEIAKLRAFRVLWQAFAHAYDVEELPLIPVMAVTSLRSFSKLDPYVNLLRAGNETFAAILGGADIIQAHPHDILTGPNASSIRYSRNMQLILKEETHVEKVLDPAGGSYFIEKLTEELVEKSWKLFLEIESKGGIERFYESGRLQEKLGKLQTETATGKKALIGTNVYAELTAINFDDWNGIDKVDRLAEPFEKLRYSFSENQPKTVILTFGKLKDFKPRADFVTGFLASGGIRSDWSPAFESVEQAIEWIKSEKPDYAIVCGHEEIVSNAMENLLTQMPAGILLDVAGRIDDETLLIWKQKGLNGLIFNGQDKIEKLQNILNSWQGGLQK
- the scpA gene encoding methylmalonyl-CoA mutase is translated as MNKPDFNKVDISKINIPKNPSVNETPFLTNEGISIKSEYTSEDIEGVDHLEDMPGIAPNTRGPYPTMYVARPWTVRQYAGFSTAEESNAFYRRNLAMGQKGLSVAFDLATHRGYDSDHPRVTGDVGKAGVAIDSVEDMKILFDGIPLDQMSVSMTMNGAVLPIMAFYIIAAEEQGVSPEKLAGTIQNDILKEYMVRNTYIFPPEMSMRIIADIFEYTSKYMPKFNSISISGYHMQEAGATADIELAYTLADGLEYVRTGLKAGIDIDSFAPRLSFFWAIGMNYFMEIAKMRAARKIWAQMMQSFNPSNPKSLALRTHSQTSGWSLTEQDPFNNVTRTLVEANAAAMGHTQSLHTNALDEAIALPTDFSARIARNTQLFLQEETNMTKTIDPWGGSYYVERLTADLMEKAWELIEEIEDLGGMAKAIETGLPKMKIEEAAAKRQAKIDSRTETIVGVNKYRLEKEEPIDILEIDNTVVRQKQIDRIRQLKEQRNEADVNSALGALTDAARSGNGNLLALSVKAARARATIGEISDAIERVSGRHKAVIRSVSGVYSSNFSNSEEIEEVKEMTDEFLEHEGRRPRILIAKMGQDGHDRGAKVIASSFADLGFDVDIGPLFQTPEETALQAAENDVHVIGVSSLAAGHKTLVPALRNELLKIGREDILIVVGGVIPAQDYDFLRENGATAIFGPGTVIPVAAQKVIEDIYRALGYEEVTE
- the meaB gene encoding methylmalonyl Co-A mutase-associated GTPase MeaB, with amino-acid sequence MHVMNGIEASHDGMVAPKRKRFVKKEKKIDIDGLHEEISNGSRLHLSKAITLLESRAEQDQKAGQELLRKLLPKTGKSIRIGITGVPGAGKSTFIETFGLQLAQEGHKVAVLAIDPSSTVTGGSILGDKTRMEALAKHPNAFIRPSPSSGTLGGVHKKTRETMLLCEAAGYEIILIETVGVGQSETVVRGMVDFFMLLVLTGAGDELQGMKKGIMELADCMIIHKADGDNLKLAKKTVREYRQLLHFLQPATPGWTTTALPVSSLERTGLESVWETINVFQEEMKSSGFWHERRQAQTRDWFHSMIQDRLIDSFYSQHGKKELVADLEKQLQTGELTVASAVDIILPMNDFTHRMDN
- a CDS encoding BrxA/BrxB family bacilliredoxin, whose protein sequence is MTMDFNFYMEDITKQARSEMEASGYEQLTTPEEVEAAFKRQGTTLVMVNSVCGCAGGIARPAAAHAIHYDKRPDHLVTVFAGQDKEATAYARMLFGEDHLPSSPSFALLKDGKLVAEVGRYEIEGHDPMSVVTNLQGQFEEYCEEV